A genomic segment from Sulfuritalea hydrogenivorans sk43H encodes:
- a CDS encoding ATP-binding protein, with the protein MPNFTTPEDGSNLRLDLRRTVILRWWLLAAVVVAVSSAPTLLGIALPQLPMFAVVGLMAGFNAYVQWSTRADEPVGGGELFGQLCVDLAALAILLYLSGGAANPLISLLLVPVAVAALSLPGRHAAAVAVLAVGLYSLLMWAFLPLFVGDAERAARLHLAGMWLTFVVSATMIAWFVARMTASIRDRDRRLAAAHEQALRDERVVALGALAAGAAHELGTPLATIAVVVGELERETFQNAEVHADLALVKEQVDICKGIISSMAARAGAQRPEQLELQDAGAWLQGVRARWHAMRPRAGSRLRYQEDAASIPWIATDARLEQAVVNLLNNAADACDAEIDIGLGWDAAMLRIVITDGGPGFADEVLRQAGRAPLPARGGGAGIGLLLAFSAIERLGGRIMLDNAPGGGGRASIELPIAQNRDLRKAPEAT; encoded by the coding sequence ATGCCAAATTTTACTACTCCCGAGGACGGTTCCAATCTGCGGCTTGACCTGCGCCGCACGGTGATCCTGCGCTGGTGGCTGCTGGCGGCCGTGGTGGTCGCCGTATCGTCAGCGCCGACTCTGCTGGGCATCGCCTTGCCGCAGTTGCCGATGTTCGCCGTGGTCGGGCTGATGGCCGGCTTCAATGCCTATGTGCAGTGGAGCACGCGCGCGGACGAACCGGTGGGGGGCGGCGAATTGTTCGGCCAGCTGTGCGTCGACCTGGCGGCGCTGGCAATCCTGCTGTATCTGTCGGGCGGGGCGGCGAATCCGCTGATTTCCCTGCTGCTGGTGCCAGTCGCCGTGGCCGCGCTGTCGTTGCCGGGCAGGCACGCCGCCGCGGTTGCCGTGCTGGCGGTCGGGCTCTATTCGCTGCTGATGTGGGCTTTCCTGCCGCTGTTTGTCGGCGATGCCGAGCGCGCGGCGCGCCTGCATCTGGCCGGCATGTGGCTGACTTTCGTGGTCTCGGCAACCATGATTGCCTGGTTCGTGGCGCGCATGACGGCTTCGATCCGAGATCGCGATCGCCGTCTGGCCGCGGCCCATGAGCAGGCGTTGCGGGACGAGCGGGTGGTGGCGCTGGGAGCCCTGGCCGCCGGTGCCGCGCATGAACTGGGAACGCCGCTGGCGACCATTGCCGTGGTGGTCGGCGAACTGGAGCGGGAGACTTTCCAGAATGCCGAAGTACACGCCGACCTGGCGCTGGTGAAGGAACAGGTGGACATCTGCAAGGGCATTATCAGCAGCATGGCGGCACGGGCCGGCGCGCAGCGGCCGGAGCAGCTCGAACTGCAGGATGCAGGGGCCTGGCTGCAGGGTGTGCGTGCCCGCTGGCACGCCATGCGGCCGCGGGCGGGCAGCCGGTTGCGGTACCAAGAAGACGCCGCGTCGATACCGTGGATCGCGACCGACGCCAGGTTGGAACAAGCCGTGGTGAACCTGCTCAACAATGCAGCCGACGCCTGCGATGCGGAAATCGACATCGGGCTTGGCTGGGACGCAGCAATGCTGAGGATCGTGATAACGGATGGCGGCCCCGGGTTTGCGGACGAGGTGCTGCGTCAGGCCGGCCGCGCACCCCTGCCGGCACGCGGTGGCGGGGCGGGCATCGGCTTGCTGCTGGCGTTTTCCGCAATTGAACGACTGGGAGGCAGGATCATGCTGGACAATGCGCCCGGCGGGGGCGGGCGGGCCAGCATCGAACTGCCGATAGCGCAAAACCGAGATTTGAGGAAGGCACCGGAAGCGACATGA
- a CDS encoding c-type cytochrome — MKFKFLVLLFSLGIGNPGNAQNLEKGKEINSTCAGCHGELGQGGSRGEYPRLAGQQVKYLESQLKAFRARTRVNIPMYPYTQERELPDEDIKDVAAYLASIELPTKWPVFKDSDDALTRLTLTERVMIIPRAPGNLANGEAIYQKKCVTCHGKTGMGRGMFPMLVGQYTSYLMRQMEKYIKGERPHDEEAVGGLLNTLKEEDLQDILAYVTSMQERQ, encoded by the coding sequence ATGAAATTCAAGTTTCTGGTTTTGTTGTTTTCGCTGGGCATCGGCAATCCGGGAAATGCCCAGAACCTCGAAAAGGGCAAGGAGATCAACAGTACCTGCGCCGGCTGCCACGGCGAACTCGGACAAGGTGGCTCGCGCGGAGAGTATCCGCGCCTCGCGGGCCAGCAAGTCAAGTACCTGGAGTCCCAGCTCAAGGCATTCCGCGCCCGGACGCGGGTGAACATCCCGATGTACCCCTACACCCAGGAACGCGAGTTGCCGGACGAAGACATCAAGGATGTCGCGGCATATCTGGCCTCGATAGAACTTCCCACCAAGTGGCCGGTGTTCAAGGACAGCGATGACGCGCTGACGCGCCTGACCCTGACCGAACGCGTCATGATCATCCCGCGCGCACCAGGCAACCTGGCCAACGGCGAAGCGATCTACCAGAAGAAGTGCGTCACCTGCCACGGCAAGACCGGCATGGGACGCGGCATGTTCCCGATGCTGGTCGGCCAGTACACCAGCTACCTGATGCGGCAGATGGAAAAATACATCAAGGGCGAGCGCCCGCACGACGAGGAAGCCGTCGGCGGCCTGCTCAATACGCTGAAGGAAGAAGACCTGCAGGACATCCTCGCCTATGTGACGTCCATGCAGGAGCGCCAGTAG
- the ahbB gene encoding siroheme decarboxylase subunit beta, with the protein MREANPDIELDATDRRLIVATQGGLPRVSRPYDALAGELNITAGEVLQRLQRMLDRGVIRRIGAVPNHYAIGYTANGMSVWDVDDKHIDRLGIEVGALEFVTHCYRRPRRLPDWPYNLFAMVHSQNREEVAARVAEIAVLLGDACRAHDILYSTAILKKTGLRIAG; encoded by the coding sequence GTGCGTGAGGCGAACCCGGACATCGAACTCGACGCCACCGACCGGCGCCTGATCGTCGCCACGCAAGGCGGCTTGCCGCGCGTATCGCGACCTTACGACGCATTGGCGGGCGAGTTGAACATCACCGCCGGCGAGGTCTTGCAGCGCCTGCAGCGCATGCTCGATCGCGGCGTGATCCGGCGCATTGGCGCGGTACCCAACCACTATGCCATCGGCTACACCGCCAACGGCATGTCGGTGTGGGACGTCGATGACAAACACATCGACAGGCTGGGTATCGAGGTCGGCGCACTCGAGTTCGTCACGCACTGCTACCGGCGCCCGCGCCGCCTGCCGGACTGGCCCTACAACCTGTTCGCCATGGTGCACAGCCAGAACCGGGAAGAGGTCGCCGCCCGTGTGGCGGAAATCGCCGTGCTGCTGGGCGATGCCTGCCGGGCGCACGACATCCTCTACAGCACCGCGATCCTCAAGAAGACCGGGCTGCGCATCGCCGGATAA
- a CDS encoding Lrp/AsnC family transcriptional regulator, translated as MTESASGTASGGTLDEIDRKLINALQGDFPLVPEPYRQVAATLGLGEEELLRRLDALLERRVLTRFGPMFQIERAGGAFVLAAMRVPEAEFERVAAQVNAFPEVAHNYRREHALNMWFVLATATPQGIAETTAAIEAATGLPVFAFPKEREYFVEMKLRA; from the coding sequence ATGACTGAAAGCGCTTCCGGGACGGCGTCCGGGGGAACGCTGGACGAGATCGACCGAAAGCTGATCAACGCGCTGCAGGGCGACTTTCCCCTGGTGCCCGAGCCCTATCGGCAGGTTGCCGCAACGCTCGGCCTGGGCGAGGAAGAACTGCTGCGCCGCCTTGACGCGCTGCTTGAACGCCGCGTGCTGACGCGCTTCGGTCCCATGTTCCAGATCGAGCGCGCCGGCGGTGCCTTTGTCCTGGCGGCGATGCGGGTGCCGGAAGCCGAATTCGAGCGCGTCGCGGCGCAGGTGAATGCCTTCCCCGAAGTGGCGCACAACTATCGCCGCGAGCATGCGCTGAACATGTGGTTCGTTCTGGCCACCGCCACGCCGCAGGGCATTGCCGAAACGACCGCGGCGATCGAGGCTGCCACCGGCTTGCCGGTGTTCGCTTTTCCGAAGGAACGGGAGTATTTCGTGGAGATGAAGTTGCGTGCGTGA
- the ahbB gene encoding siroheme decarboxylase subunit beta, producing the protein MDAPYTPLEFALLNGWQRDFPIVAQPFEAIGGAVGADETPALQGGRAKDALLAVADGETAVLETLRRLQARGAISRVGAVFAPRRVGASTLAALAAPAGRLEEIAAMVSARPEVNHNYQREHQYNLWFVVTAADNATLAQTLAAIEQETGCAVLSLPLEQEYHIDLGFDLNSAHKHHAWIPDTPAREPDAAEKQLIAALQPGLELVARPFARLGERVGMSEGDVLKRLAGWLEEGLIKRFGVVVRHHELGYRSNAMVVFDVPDADVDRIGRQLAAEPGITLCYRRTRSLPHWPYNLFCMVHGRSREEAQPIIERLGRLTGLPAQALFSTRRFKQCGARYFVETRTAQATASGLCND; encoded by the coding sequence GTGGACGCTCCCTATACCCCGCTTGAATTCGCCTTGCTCAACGGATGGCAGCGCGATTTTCCGATCGTTGCGCAGCCGTTCGAGGCAATCGGCGGAGCAGTCGGCGCTGATGAAACTCCTGCGCTACAAGGCGGTCGAGCAAAAGACGCTCTCCTCGCCGTAGCGGATGGCGAGACGGCGGTTCTCGAGACACTCAGGCGACTGCAGGCGCGGGGCGCCATCAGCCGTGTCGGCGCGGTGTTCGCGCCGCGGCGGGTAGGTGCGTCGACGCTGGCGGCGCTGGCTGCCCCGGCCGGGCGGCTGGAAGAGATTGCGGCGATGGTCAGTGCGCGACCCGAAGTGAATCACAACTATCAGCGCGAACACCAGTACAACCTCTGGTTCGTCGTCACTGCCGCCGACAATGCAACCCTGGCACAAACGCTGGCGGCCATCGAGCAGGAGACTGGCTGCGCCGTGCTCTCCCTGCCGCTGGAGCAGGAATATCACATTGACCTCGGCTTCGACCTGAACTCGGCGCACAAGCACCACGCCTGGATTCCCGACACCCCGGCGCGCGAGCCGGATGCCGCGGAGAAGCAATTGATTGCGGCGCTTCAGCCCGGGCTTGAACTGGTGGCGCGGCCGTTCGCCCGCCTCGGCGAGCGGGTGGGCATGAGCGAGGGCGACGTGCTGAAGCGGCTCGCGGGCTGGCTGGAGGAAGGCCTGATCAAGCGCTTCGGGGTGGTCGTGCGACATCACGAACTGGGTTACCGATCCAATGCGATGGTGGTTTTCGATGTGCCCGATGCCGACGTCGACCGGATCGGCCGGCAACTGGCCGCGGAACCCGGCATCACCTTGTGCTATCGGCGCACCCGCAGCCTTCCCCACTGGCCCTACAACCTTTTCTGCATGGTGCATGGCCGTTCGCGCGAAGAAGCGCAGCCGATCATCGAACGTCTCGGTCGACTGACGGGCTTGCCCGCGCAGGCACTGTTCTCGACGCGCCGTTTCAAACAGTGCGGTGCGCGTTATTTCGTTGAAACCCGCACGGCGCAGGCGACGGCAAGCGGCTTGTGCAATGACTGA
- a CDS encoding cytochrome D1 domain-containing protein — translation MRLVLLGLFSILLGACGGIPLRGTGDLGLVIERASGHVTLVNTSSRQPYARIGGLGDLSHASVVYSRDARYAFVFGRDGGLTKIDLLEARIVKRVMQSGNAIGGSISQDGRIVVAQNYTPGGIKAFDAETLELLSEVPAEYAPGRFSKVVGLADVPGNKFAYALFDGGEIWVSDFSEPKKPVTKRYPAGLQPYDGLVTPDGRHYLAGLFGEDGVALLDLWQPEKGARKILEKYGRGEEKLPVFKMPHLRGWSVAAGRAWLPAIGRHEVLVADAATWKETGRVAVKGQPVFVMASPDGRQIWVNFAFPDNGWVQVIDTLSGQVVQTLQPGKAVLHMEFTPRGEAVWLSARDDNRVVIHDTKSFRNLGSFAADAPSGIFFTSRAARIGF, via the coding sequence ATGCGACTGGTTTTGCTTGGACTTTTCTCCATTCTGCTGGGTGCCTGCGGCGGCATCCCGCTGCGCGGTACCGGAGATCTCGGCCTTGTCATCGAGCGCGCCAGCGGCCATGTCACGCTGGTGAATACCAGCAGCCGGCAGCCCTATGCGCGCATTGGCGGTCTCGGCGATCTTTCGCATGCTTCCGTCGTCTATTCGCGTGATGCCCGTTACGCCTTCGTCTTCGGTCGCGATGGCGGCCTGACCAAGATCGATCTGCTCGAAGCGCGCATCGTCAAGCGGGTGATGCAGTCGGGCAACGCCATTGGCGGTTCGATCTCGCAGGACGGCCGCATCGTCGTCGCGCAGAATTACACGCCGGGCGGAATCAAGGCATTCGATGCGGAAACGCTTGAACTGCTCTCCGAAGTTCCCGCCGAGTATGCGCCGGGGCGTTTCTCCAAAGTGGTCGGCCTGGCCGACGTGCCGGGCAACAAGTTCGCCTACGCGCTGTTCGATGGCGGCGAAATCTGGGTCAGCGATTTTTCGGAGCCGAAGAAGCCCGTCACGAAGCGTTATCCGGCCGGCCTGCAACCCTATGACGGACTGGTTACGCCCGATGGGCGTCACTATCTTGCAGGCCTGTTCGGCGAAGATGGTGTCGCGCTCCTCGATTTGTGGCAACCGGAAAAGGGCGCACGCAAGATTCTCGAAAAATACGGCCGCGGCGAGGAAAAGCTGCCGGTGTTCAAGATGCCGCATTTGCGTGGCTGGTCGGTGGCCGCCGGCCGCGCCTGGCTGCCGGCAATCGGCCGCCACGAGGTGCTGGTGGCCGATGCCGCAACCTGGAAGGAAACCGGCCGCGTGGCCGTCAAGGGCCAGCCGGTGTTCGTCATGGCCAGTCCCGATGGCCGCCAGATATGGGTCAATTTCGCTTTCCCGGACAACGGCTGGGTGCAGGTGATCGATACGCTGTCGGGCCAGGTGGTGCAGACCCTGCAGCCGGGCAAGGCGGTGTTGCACATGGAGTTCACGCCACGCGGCGAGGCGGTCTGGCTGTCCGCGCGCGACGACAACCGGGTCGTCATCCATGACACGAAGAGCTTCAGGAATCTCGGCAGCTTTGCGGCCGACGCGCCGTCAGGCATCTTTTTCACCAGCCGCGCAGCACGCATCGGATTTTGA
- a CDS encoding c-type cytochrome — translation MSSRRGCEFFKVLLVILAGGIATPLLAEPSMARQKELVHLVRQDCGSCHGLTLQGGLGPPLLPATLADKPVEGLVATIIGGRLGTPMPPWHRFLTEDEAKWIVAKLMAGFPE, via the coding sequence TTGTCGAGTAGGCGCGGGTGCGAATTTTTCAAGGTGCTGCTGGTAATCCTGGCGGGCGGCATCGCCACCCCATTGCTGGCAGAGCCGTCAATGGCCAGGCAGAAGGAACTGGTGCATCTGGTGCGCCAGGATTGCGGTTCCTGTCACGGCCTGACTTTGCAAGGCGGGCTGGGACCGCCGCTGTTGCCGGCAACCCTCGCCGACAAGCCCGTTGAGGGATTGGTGGCAACCATCATCGGCGGCCGGCTCGGTACGCCGATGCCGCCGTGGCACCGCTTCCTGACAGAGGATGAAGCAAAATGGATCGTTGCGAAATTGATGGCCGGGTTTCCTGAATGA
- a CDS encoding cupredoxin domain-containing protein, producing MPALLALVFSWSAAAEQTVDVTIREYRFSPQEVRIKAGDTVKWINREKRTSHSVLFPAENGLESERIFPDESWQRKFMQAGSYSYRCGPHEEMKGIVVVE from the coding sequence GTGCCGGCATTGCTGGCACTCGTTTTTTCTTGGAGTGCCGCGGCTGAGCAGACGGTGGACGTGACGATTCGGGAATATCGATTTTCTCCACAGGAAGTTCGCATCAAGGCAGGCGATACGGTGAAGTGGATCAACCGCGAGAAACGCACCAGCCATTCGGTGCTCTTTCCGGCTGAAAACGGGCTCGAATCGGAACGGATATTCCCGGATGAGAGCTGGCAGCGAAAGTTCATGCAAGCCGGCAGCTACAGTTATCGCTGCGGCCCGCATGAGGAAATGAAGGGAATCGTCGTTGTCGAGTAG
- a CDS encoding ethylbenzene dehydrogenase-related protein: protein MSKSIISTAVAGVLLAIGSQAAMAAPDWSKVPKRDIQVFHPGVTPIEWITKKSDHSGTAGLRKGESCVGCHEEKGGLNFNMKRLADAKELEPKGAPKTLNFPVGVQAAYDAANLYIRLSFKAPAGGADKGDKDNDVKATLLFGDAKVPQGAQVGCWQTCHADARTMPGADDKKTKYTKEGAYELVQWASKGNKVSDGSITTERKMSGGSTGAKVEGGKSGDTYTLTFTRKNPGEGKTVPFGFAIHADHASGRFHHVSMGYALGIGADGDIKVTKQ from the coding sequence ATGAGCAAGTCCATCATTTCCACCGCGGTTGCCGGCGTTCTGCTCGCGATCGGTTCACAGGCGGCCATGGCCGCACCCGACTGGAGCAAGGTGCCCAAGCGCGATATCCAGGTCTTCCACCCGGGCGTCACGCCCATCGAGTGGATCACCAAGAAGTCCGACCACAGCGGTACTGCCGGCCTGCGCAAGGGCGAGTCCTGCGTCGGTTGCCACGAGGAGAAGGGCGGACTGAACTTCAACATGAAGCGTCTTGCCGACGCCAAGGAGCTGGAGCCCAAGGGCGCGCCGAAGACCTTGAACTTCCCGGTCGGCGTGCAAGCTGCCTATGATGCCGCCAACCTCTACATCCGCCTGAGCTTCAAGGCTCCGGCCGGCGGCGCGGACAAGGGCGACAAGGACAACGACGTCAAGGCCACGCTCCTGTTCGGCGACGCCAAGGTACCGCAGGGTGCCCAGGTCGGTTGCTGGCAGACATGCCATGCCGATGCCAGGACCATGCCCGGCGCCGACGACAAGAAGACCAAATACACCAAGGAAGGCGCCTATGAACTGGTGCAGTGGGCGAGCAAGGGCAACAAGGTGTCCGACGGCAGCATCACTACCGAGCGCAAGATGAGCGGCGGCTCGACCGGCGCCAAGGTCGAGGGCGGCAAAAGCGGCGACACCTACACGCTGACCTTCACGCGCAAGAATCCGGGCGAAGGCAAGACCGTGCCCTTCGGCTTCGCGATTCACGCCGACCATGCCAGCGGCCGCTTCCACCATGTGTCCATGGGCTATGCCCTGGGCATCGGCGCCGATGGCGATATCAAGGTGACGAAGCAGTAA
- a CDS encoding NapC/NirT family cytochrome c, giving the protein MADNDKSGFLAMIRRPSAKYSLLSLLVVGFFSGIFFWGGFNTAMEATNTLEFCIGCHEMRDNVYQEYKKTIHYSNRTGVRAVCSDCHVPKDWTHKMMRKIQASKEVWGKITGIIDTPEKFEAHRLQLAENEWARMKASDSRECRNCHSFDGMDTEKQKLRGAKMHKIGIAEKKTCIDCHKGIAHNKPKGMKEDDDE; this is encoded by the coding sequence ATGGCAGACAACGACAAATCCGGGTTTCTGGCGATGATCCGCCGGCCGAGCGCGAAATACTCGCTGCTTAGCCTGCTGGTAGTCGGATTCTTCTCCGGCATCTTCTTCTGGGGCGGCTTCAATACCGCCATGGAAGCGACCAATACCCTGGAGTTCTGTATTGGCTGCCACGAGATGCGTGACAATGTCTATCAGGAATACAAAAAGACCATCCACTATTCCAATCGTACGGGTGTGCGCGCCGTGTGTTCCGATTGTCACGTGCCCAAGGACTGGACGCACAAGATGATGCGCAAGATCCAGGCGAGCAAGGAAGTCTGGGGCAAGATCACCGGCATCATCGACACGCCCGAGAAATTCGAGGCGCACCGCCTGCAACTGGCCGAAAACGAATGGGCGCGGATGAAGGCCAGCGATTCGCGCGAATGCCGCAACTGCCACAGCTTCGACGGCATGGACACCGAAAAGCAGAAATTGCGCGGCGCCAAGATGCACAAGATCGGCATTGCCGAGAAGAAGACCTGTATCGACTGCCACAAGGGTATCGCCCACAACAAGCCCAAGGGCATGAAGGAAGATGACGACGAGTAA
- a CDS encoding cytochrome D1 domain-containing protein yields the protein MAGAMGSAFAQEAAPTMTAAEKETAKKIYFERCAGCHGVLRKGATGKNLEPHWTKTAKDGSKTEGGTLKLGQSRLEKIIGYGTDGGMVNFDDILTKDEITLMSKYIQNTPDVPPEYSFKETMDSWKVIVPVKDRPTKQMNKFNLKNMFSVTLRDTGEVALIDGDTKDIRSIVKTGYAVHISRLSKSGRYVYVIGRDGRLSLIDLWMEKPAVVAELKIGFDARSVDTSKFKGYDDKYAIAGSYWPPQYVIMDGDTLKPLKVVSTRGMTVDGEYHPEPRVASIVSSEIKPEWVVNIKETGQILLVDYSDIKNLKTTTIESAKFLHDGGWDASKRYFLVAANASNKIAAVDTKLGKLAALIDTAKIPHPGRGANFMHPKFGPVWATGHLGADVVTLISTPSDKKEHAKFKEFNWKVVQEMKHVPGNLFVKTHPKSKHFWADAPQNPDKELAESVAVWDMADLSKPKKIINVAKDSGLPVTKATRRAVHPEYSADGGEVWISLWGGKTDQSAIVVYDDKTLAVKKVITDPKMITPTGKFNVYNTQHDIY from the coding sequence ATGGCAGGCGCCATGGGCAGTGCCTTTGCGCAGGAAGCTGCGCCCACGATGACCGCTGCGGAAAAGGAAACGGCCAAGAAGATTTACTTCGAGCGTTGCGCGGGTTGCCATGGTGTGCTGCGCAAGGGCGCCACCGGCAAGAACCTTGAGCCGCACTGGACCAAGACGGCCAAGGATGGCAGCAAGACCGAAGGCGGCACGCTCAAGCTGGGCCAGTCGCGTCTCGAAAAGATCATTGGCTACGGTACCGACGGCGGCATGGTGAACTTCGACGACATCCTGACCAAGGACGAAATCACCCTGATGTCCAAGTACATCCAGAACACGCCGGATGTGCCGCCGGAGTACAGCTTCAAGGAAACCATGGATTCCTGGAAGGTCATCGTGCCGGTCAAGGATCGTCCGACCAAGCAGATGAACAAGTTCAACCTGAAGAACATGTTCTCGGTGACCCTGCGCGACACCGGCGAAGTGGCGCTGATCGACGGCGACACCAAGGACATCCGCAGCATCGTCAAGACGGGTTACGCGGTGCATATCTCGCGCCTGTCGAAGTCCGGCCGCTATGTGTACGTGATCGGCCGCGACGGTCGCCTGTCGCTGATCGACTTGTGGATGGAGAAGCCCGCGGTAGTGGCAGAACTGAAGATCGGTTTCGACGCCCGTTCGGTGGATACCTCGAAGTTCAAGGGCTATGACGACAAGTACGCGATTGCCGGTTCCTACTGGCCGCCCCAGTACGTGATCATGGACGGCGACACGCTGAAGCCGCTGAAGGTGGTTTCGACCCGCGGCATGACGGTGGATGGCGAGTATCACCCCGAGCCGCGCGTGGCATCGATTGTTTCTTCCGAAATCAAGCCCGAGTGGGTGGTGAACATCAAGGAAACCGGCCAGATCCTGCTGGTGGATTACTCCGACATCAAGAACCTGAAGACGACCACGATCGAGTCGGCCAAGTTCCTGCATGACGGCGGCTGGGACGCTTCCAAGCGCTACTTCCTGGTTGCAGCCAATGCGTCGAACAAGATTGCCGCGGTTGATACCAAGCTCGGCAAGCTGGCTGCGCTGATCGATACCGCCAAGATTCCGCACCCGGGTCGCGGCGCCAATTTCATGCATCCGAAGTTCGGTCCGGTCTGGGCGACGGGTCACCTTGGCGCCGATGTCGTGACCTTGATCAGCACTCCGTCGGACAAGAAGGAGCATGCCAAGTTCAAGGAGTTCAACTGGAAGGTCGTTCAGGAAATGAAGCACGTTCCGGGCAACCTGTTCGTCAAGACCCATCCGAAGTCCAAGCATTTCTGGGCCGATGCGCCGCAGAATCCGGACAAGGAACTCGCCGAATCCGTGGCGGTATGGGATATGGCCGACCTGTCGAAGCCGAAGAAGATCATCAACGTCGCCAAGGATTCCGGCCTGCCGGTGACCAAGGCAACCCGTCGCGCAGTGCATCCAGAGTACAGTGCGGATGGCGGCGAGGTGTGGATCTCCCTGTGGGGCGGCAAGACCGACCAGTCCGCCATCGTGGTGTATGACGACAAGACCCTTGCAGTGAAGAAGGTGATCACCGATCCGAAGATGATCACTCCGACCGGCAAGTTCAACGTCTACAACACGCAGCACGACATTTACTGA